Below is a genomic region from Prochlorococcus marinus str. MIT 0918.
AAAACCATTAATGGAGACACAAGCCTTGTAGGGGTACTTGGGGACCCTGTGAATCATTCTCTTTCTCCAGTGATTCATAATGCTGCACTATTAGAGCTAAATTTAAATTGGTGTTACTTAGCAATTCCATCCAAAGAAATACATTTTGAGTTAGTAGTGAAAGGACTAAGAAAAATCAATTGCAAAGGACTAAATATAACAATTCCATATAAAAGTCAGGCTATGAATTGTTGTACACATATAAATAATTTTTCAAAAAATATAGAAGCTGTTAATACTTTAGTTCCAAATGATAATGATGGTTGGTCAGGTTTTAATACAGACGTTGATGGCTTTATAGCTCCTTTATTATATGAAAAAAATTGGGCTAAGAAAAAAGCATTAATTATAGGAACTGGAGGAAGTGCGAAGGCGGTTGCTAAAGGATTAGACTTATTAGGTTTAGGAACAATAACTTGTATAAGTCGAAGTAATGAATCCTTAATGAAATTTTTAAACATAATCCGGCCAAATATTAATCAAAAAACAAATATAAATGGAATAACCAAAGATAATTTATCATTAAAACATTATATCAATGAATCTAATTTAATAATAAATGCTACACCTATAGGCATGACAAATAAATCAATCGATAATAATATCCAACAAATACCACTAGGGCGAGAAATATGGAATAATCTAAAAAAAGATACTATTTTATATGATTTAATCTATACACCTAGACCTACTGAATGGTTAAAACTAACCACCCAATATGGATGCAAAAGAATTGACGGTCTTGAAATGCTAATTCAACAAGGTGCATCATCATTAAGATTATGGAGTGGAATAGAAGAAATGCCAATTGATATAATGAGAGAAGCAGCACACAAAGAATTGCTCAATAAAAAGCTATGATTTCAATAAAGGAAAGAATAATCAGCATATTTATCTATATGCTACCTTGGAGTTATGCTATTGTGTTTGGACGAGATTTCTTCATAAATTTTCCCATCTCTAAGTTGCTAATTTATCCAACTATTCCAATATTCTATATTCAAAATATATTGCCTTTTGGTAGCTTTATCCTATTTATAATTCTTCTTTTAGCTATAGCTCAAAATCCTAAAGTATCGATCTTTATAAGATTTAATACCATGCAAGCTCTTTTAATTAATATAGCGTTAATAATAATAAACTACGGGTATAATATTATGATAAAGCTATTAGAATATGTATTATTCATGCAAACAATTTCTAATATTATATTTATAAGTTCTTTATCAATAATAATTTTTGCAGTAATTCAGTGCTCCAGAGGTATCGAACCTGATCTACCTGGAATCAGCAATGCAGCAAGAATACAAGTTTGAAGAAATAACCATAAAGGTATAGGATGAAAGATCCGACGCTCATTTAATTATGAGCCAATATAGTCCTAGCCGGAAAATTTTTCATGTCAGAGCCAACTTACTACGAAACCATGTATATCCTTCGCCCAGATATACCTGAGGACGAAGTTGAAAACCATTTAAAAAAATATAGTGAAGTGCTAGAGAAAGCAAAGTCTAAAGTTATAGACAATCAAATGCGAGGAAAGCGGAGACTTGCCTATACAATTGGTAAGCATAAAGAAGGTGTTTATGTTCAACTAAGTCATACAGGTCCAGGAGAAAATATAGAAACTCTAGAAAAGGCCATGAGGCTAAGTGAAGACGTAATAAGATATTTAACTGTAAAGCAATATGGCCCAATTCCTACAAAGA
It encodes:
- a CDS encoding Tic20 family protein, whose protein sequence is MISIKERIISIFIYMLPWSYAIVFGRDFFINFPISKLLIYPTIPIFYIQNILPFGSFILFIILLLAIAQNPKVSIFIRFNTMQALLINIALIIINYGYNIMIKLLEYVLFMQTISNIIFISSLSIIIFAVIQCSRGIEPDLPGISNAARIQV
- the rpsF gene encoding 30S ribosomal protein S6, translating into MSEPTYYETMYILRPDIPEDEVENHLKKYSEVLEKAKSKVIDNQMRGKRRLAYTIGKHKEGVYVQLSHTGPGENIETLEKAMRLSEDVIRYLTVKQYGPIPTKKNTKPQDAESKSNKNDKELEEKKENNEKVDPSVKKEKDSETKQEETKQEETKQEETK
- a CDS encoding shikimate dehydrogenase, which encodes MEPNKHKTINGDTSLVGVLGDPVNHSLSPVIHNAALLELNLNWCYLAIPSKEIHFELVVKGLRKINCKGLNITIPYKSQAMNCCTHINNFSKNIEAVNTLVPNDNDGWSGFNTDVDGFIAPLLYEKNWAKKKALIIGTGGSAKAVAKGLDLLGLGTITCISRSNESLMKFLNIIRPNINQKTNINGITKDNLSLKHYINESNLIINATPIGMTNKSIDNNIQQIPLGREIWNNLKKDTILYDLIYTPRPTEWLKLTTQYGCKRIDGLEMLIQQGASSLRLWSGIEEMPIDIMREAAHKELLNKKL